In Tumebacillus amylolyticus, the genomic stretch GAGACGACTTTGCGAATCCCGTCTTGGCAGACGCCGTAGGGGAGCCACGGACACGTCGAGCAGATGTGCAACAGATCGTCCGGGAGCAACGAACTCGCGACACGCCCGAGAATATCTCCCCACGTCGTCACCTGACCCGCTCGAAGCCCCAACTTCTCCAGAATCAGCGCATCCCGCTCCGCCACATTCCGATCTTCACAATGATACTCCCCGTCTGCCGGAAAGCACGCACACAACTGATCCGGCCCCGCGACAATTTCACACTCCGTCGCAGGCTCCTCCAACAATCTCCGGTACACCCCGGTCATATTGTCCACATACGTATCCGAATACCCCATCCCTCGATACCCGAGCAGACAGAGCAAATGATGTCCGCGCAACGCAATCGGCATGACGATTCATCTCTCCTTGCTGTCTTCAACATCCTACCGCAATACTCGGATGTAAAAATGGATATCCTGCCCATAGCGGTCCGGTTCACGCAGAAGTTCGTAGCCGTGTTTGACGACTTCTTGCGGGACGGTTTGGAACGACTGCGGACAGTCGGCGATCACGTGGAGAATTTGACTCGCCCTCATTGTTTGCAACGCATCCAGCGTTTGCACGACCGGAAACGGTCACGGTTCGCCGCGGATGTCGAGAACGAAATCTGCCTCAACTTGATTCATCATCAGGACCTCCTACTCCTTCATCGGTCGGGCGACAAACGCGTCCGATTTCACTTGCAGCCCTCGCCCGAATTTGTAATGACGGCTCCACCAATGCGCCGACAGCCACCAAAGTCCGAGCATCGCCAACGTGCCGAGCAGCCCGACCGTCTCGCCCCACGATTTCAGCAAGTTGATCGGTTGCCAGCCTTGCACGAGGGTGTTGTAAAAGCCGAGGTGGTCCCACGCGAACGCAAGCAGCGTCGCGCCGACGAGGTTGCCAAGTCCGACGAAGATGTAGAGCACTTGGCCTTCCATCATGCGATACATCATTCCGGTTTCACAACCGCCCGCCATGACGATGCCGATCCCAAACAGCAGACCGCCGAGCAACGTACTCGGAGCGGCCGGTTTGATCAGAGCCGGAATGCCGTTATGAATGTAGAAAAACGTGCAGACCGTCGCCACGATCATCCCGACGGCAATCGCTTTGGTCATCACGGCGCGACCGGAAATCCATTGGTCGCGAAACGCCGACGTGAAGCAGATTTGCCCGCGCTCGATCAGAATCCCGAAGCCAAGTCCGGCAAGAGCTGCGACGGCGAGCAAGTGTTTCCCTTGGATCGTGAAGGTGATGACGATCGCGAGAAAAACGAGGATGACGATCAGGCCAACCCAGGGTTGGACAGAGCGTTTTTTCCCGGACGGGGTCGCTTGGAGTTGTGCTTGTGAAACCGGCTTGAGGTTCGGTTTCCCGCGCCACCATTTGGTCATGACGATCTTGACCCCGATGTACGTTCCGGCGGCGGTTGCGAGCATGAACAGCCAGGCATGGAACGAAAACTGCGGCACACCGCTGAAAAAAGCCGCCAGATTGCAGCCAAGCGCAAGCCGTGCGCCGAACCCGGCGATGACGCCGCCGACGAAGCCTTGCAAGAGGCGGCGTTTTTGTTGCGGCACGCGAATTTTGAACGAGTTGCTGAGCAGGACGGTGATCAAAGCGCCGATCAACATCCCGATGACGATCCAACCGTCTGTGCGGGTGAGCGGCGAGCCTTGCATCTTGATCAGGTTGAAGTACGCCCACTTCGAGGTGTCGACCCCGAACCACTGCAACACATGTCCGCCCAGTCGGGTGAATTCGCCGGTCACTGCCCAGACGGTGCCCGTTGCGCCGAAGTACAGCGCACTCAGCACGCCGGCGAGTGAGATCGCGACGTACGGATTCCAGTAGGTTTGAAAGATTTTTTGATAAAAACGCAAGCGGATGACTTCCTTTCTCCCAATGATGTCCACTCCTGACACTACCACAGATATTTATATGTAGAAACCCTCTCCGCCCATGAGAAACAAAGAAGGAAACGAAAACGCAAAAGGGGAATGGAGTAAGGAGAACTATCGGAACACGAAACTTTTTCCCACAGGGAGTGACGTTATGGGCTTTCTAAAACCCTATTTCGGAAAATACGCCAAACCGTTCTCGACGGCGGTGCTTTTCTTGATGTTCGAAGCGTTGTGCGATTTGATGCAACCGACGATCATGTCGAAGATCATCGACGTGGGCGTGGCGAACGGCGACCTGCACTATGTCTTCAAAATGGGCGGCCTGATGCTGTTGATCACTGCGTTCGGCGCGATCTCGGCTTCCACCCGCAACGTGGTCTCAAGCCATGTCTCGCAAAACTTCGGAACGGAGCTGCGGTCTGACCTCTTCCGCAAAATCCAAGCGCTCTCCTTCCGAAACCTCGACAAATTCGACCGGGCTTCGCTCGTCACCCGACTGACCAACGACGTGACCCAAGTTCAAGTCTTCGTCAACGGCCTGATGCGGATCTTTGTAAAAGCGCCGCTGCTCTGCCTCGGCGGTCTCATCATGGCAACCCGCCTGAACCCGCAACTTGCCGTGGTGCTGGCGGTCGTCGTCCCGATTGTCGCGATCTTCATCGTGATCAACATGCGAGTGGGCTTCCCGTACTTCAAAAATGTGCAAAAAGCCCTCGACCGCGTCAACGGCTCGATGCGCGAGTACCTCTCCGGCGTGCGGGTGGTCAAGGCGTTCAACCGCTTCGACTTTGAAGTCAAGAAATTCAACAACGCCAACGAGGAATTCCAAGCGAAGTCCATCGCGGCGACTCGGGTGATGGTGGTGTTCTCTCCGTTGATCATGCTGACGGTCAACCTCGGCATCATCGCCGTGCTCTGGATCGGCGGACACCGTGTCGCGCAAGGGAATATGCAAGTCGGACACATCATCGCGTTCACCAACTACATGACGCAAATTCTGTTCTCGCTGATGTTGATCTCGATGGTCTTCAACATGTTCGTCCGCGCGAGAGCTTCGGCGAGTCGAATCGGAGAAGTGTTTGAGGAAGAGAACGTCATGACGTGGAGCGAAACCCAGTCCGTCGCAGCGAATGCGGGGGAGAAGGGCCGCATCGAATTCCAGAACGTCTCGTTCTCTTATGAGGGCGAACCCGTCCTGAAAAACATCTCGCTCACCTGCAACCCCGGCGACACCGTTGGAATCATCGGCTCCACCGGTTCGGGCAAAAGCTCTCTCGTCT encodes the following:
- a CDS encoding sulfurtransferase TusA family protein, which gives rise to MQTLDALQTMRASQILHVIADCPQSFQTVPQEVVKHGYELLREPDRYGQDIHFYIRVLR
- a CDS encoding DUF1284 domain-containing protein, encoding MPIALRGHHLLCLLGYRGMGYSDTYVDNMTGVYRRLLEEPATECEIVAGPDQLCACFPADGEYHCEDRNVAERDALILEKLGLRAGQVTTWGDILGRVASSLLPDDLLHICSTCPWLPYGVCQDGIRKVVSGEPLPMVRPKVYGVEVDDETRCKHYHSELDVIALKFGCCERYYPCYECHLETADHPPKPWPKSRFDEPAVLCGSCGHVLTVNEYKNCESKCPQCGAGFNPGCQLHHHLYFES
- a CDS encoding ABC transporter ATP-binding protein, with translation MGFLKPYFGKYAKPFSTAVLFLMFEALCDLMQPTIMSKIIDVGVANGDLHYVFKMGGLMLLITAFGAISASTRNVVSSHVSQNFGTELRSDLFRKIQALSFRNLDKFDRASLVTRLTNDVTQVQVFVNGLMRIFVKAPLLCLGGLIMATRLNPQLAVVLAVVVPIVAIFIVINMRVGFPYFKNVQKALDRVNGSMREYLSGVRVVKAFNRFDFEVKKFNNANEEFQAKSIAATRVMVVFSPLIMLTVNLGIIAVLWIGGHRVAQGNMQVGHIIAFTNYMTQILFSLMLISMVFNMFVRARASASRIGEVFEEENVMTWSETQSVAANAGEKGRIEFQNVSFSYEGEPVLKNISLTCNPGDTVGIIGSTGSGKSSLVSLLPRFYDVDAGSIKVDGQDIRDLDPKKLREKISIVPQKTTLFTGTILENIQWGNESATLEEIEQAARMAQAHDFITTTPDGYNTRLGQRGVNLSGGQKQRVSIARALVRQPEILILDDSTSAVDVATEAKIKDALKTYARGLTCLLIAQRITSVMDADLIVVLDQGEIVGLGTHDELLQSCDVYQQIYQSQIGKEVR
- the yedE gene encoding selenium metabolism membrane protein YedE/FdhT; protein product: MRFYQKIFQTYWNPYVAISLAGVLSALYFGATGTVWAVTGEFTRLGGHVLQWFGVDTSKWAYFNLIKMQGSPLTRTDGWIVIGMLIGALITVLLSNSFKIRVPQQKRRLLQGFVGGVIAGFGARLALGCNLAAFFSGVPQFSFHAWLFMLATAAGTYIGVKIVMTKWWRGKPNLKPVSQAQLQATPSGKKRSVQPWVGLIVILVFLAIVITFTIQGKHLLAVAALAGLGFGILIERGQICFTSAFRDQWISGRAVMTKAIAVGMIVATVCTFFYIHNGIPALIKPAAPSTLLGGLLFGIGIVMAGGCETGMMYRMMEGQVLYIFVGLGNLVGATLLAFAWDHLGFYNTLVQGWQPINLLKSWGETVGLLGTLAMLGLWWLSAHWWSRHYKFGRGLQVKSDAFVARPMKE